In one Shinella zoogloeoides genomic region, the following are encoded:
- a CDS encoding amidohydrolase family protein: MAGIEILFTNARLADGSLKDIGVAEGRIVSIASAGSGEAGARQVDIAGALLVPGFVEGHIHLDTSFYGDKWIPHKPCTNGFDVHERVAFQAENMAKAAPMEERARKQLELCVGNGSLQMRSHVMVDGSVGLKSLETILDIREEYRDIIDIQLVAFPQSGILKSPGTPELLDEAIGLGADLVGGLDPASFDRDVSGHLDVVFGVAEKHGVGVDIHLHDFGSLGAFTVEEICARTAALGMQGKVAISHAYGLGDLDADAARRIGGKIAAAGVSIMTNAPGDHAFPPVALLRGEGVTVFSGSDNIRDSWWPYGDGDMLGRAMMIGYRSGFYTDEELSAAFDVVTAAGARALGLEGYGIAIGAKADFVTLAAAHVPEAVVAVPKGRRVFKAGRLVAENGVVVR, encoded by the coding sequence ATGGCCGGGATCGAAATCCTTTTCACCAATGCAAGGCTGGCGGACGGTTCGCTGAAGGATATCGGCGTTGCCGAAGGCCGCATCGTTTCGATCGCGTCGGCCGGCAGCGGCGAGGCGGGCGCGCGGCAGGTCGACATTGCCGGCGCATTGCTGGTCCCGGGCTTCGTCGAGGGCCACATCCACCTCGATACCAGCTTCTACGGCGACAAGTGGATACCGCACAAACCCTGCACCAACGGCTTCGACGTGCACGAACGCGTCGCCTTCCAGGCCGAGAACATGGCCAAGGCCGCGCCGATGGAGGAGCGCGCCCGCAAGCAGCTCGAACTCTGCGTTGGAAACGGCTCCCTCCAGATGCGCAGCCATGTCATGGTCGATGGCTCGGTGGGGCTGAAATCGCTCGAAACGATCCTCGATATCCGCGAGGAATATCGCGATATCATCGATATCCAACTCGTTGCCTTCCCGCAGAGCGGCATCCTGAAGAGCCCCGGCACGCCGGAGCTTCTGGATGAGGCGATCGGCCTCGGCGCCGACCTCGTAGGCGGTCTCGACCCGGCAAGCTTCGACCGCGACGTGAGCGGTCATCTCGACGTCGTCTTCGGCGTGGCGGAAAAGCACGGCGTCGGCGTCGATATCCACCTGCACGATTTCGGCTCGCTCGGCGCCTTCACCGTCGAGGAAATCTGCGCCCGCACCGCGGCGCTCGGCATGCAGGGCAAGGTGGCGATCAGCCACGCCTACGGCCTCGGCGACCTCGATGCGGACGCCGCCCGCCGGATCGGCGGAAAAATCGCCGCCGCCGGCGTCTCGATCATGACCAACGCCCCCGGCGATCACGCCTTTCCGCCGGTGGCGCTGCTGCGCGGCGAGGGCGTCACCGTCTTTTCCGGTAGCGACAATATCCGCGATTCCTGGTGGCCCTATGGTGACGGCGACATGCTCGGCCGCGCCATGATGATCGGCTACCGCTCCGGCTTCTACACCGACGAGGAACTCTCCGCCGCCTTCGACGTGGTGACGGCAGCCGGCGCCAGGGCGCTCGGCCTCGAAGGCTACGGCATCGCCATCGGCGCCAAGGCCGATTTCGTGACGCTCGCCGCCGCGCATGTGCCGGAGGCCGTGGTGGCGGTGCCGAAGGGCCGCCGGGTGTTCAAGGCCGGGCGGCTGGTGGCGGAGAATGGGGTGGTGGTGCGCTGA
- a CDS encoding GcvT family protein — protein MAEFPQKAKVVIIGLGGIVGASIAHHLIERGWDDIVGIDKSGIPTDIGSTAHASDFCYTTSHDYLSVWTTQYSIDFYEKMGHYARIGGLEVARTGDDTWMEEIKRKLSSARAFGTRAHYVSPSEIKEMFPLIEEDQVMGGLFDPDAGLVVPRSQTVAGKLVDAAEKSGKLQVYGNTPAQSLIVEGGRIKGVVTHRGTIMADHVIVCAGIWGRLIAEMVGEDLPVMPVDHPLTFFGPYNEFEGTGKEIGYPLLRDQGNSAYMRDTGDPKTTEGGQIEWGYYEQTNPRLCHPRDILEKHEARLSPSQRDLDMEQILEPLEKAMELTPILGELGYNEGHSFNGLLQVSAAGGPSCGESQKVRGLWYCVAIWVKDGPGYGKLIADWMTDGRTEIDHNSIDYSRFYPHQLTEEFIEGRSYEAAQKIYFPAVHNREPYASGRGAKRSPFHEREKELGGYFMELGGWERAHGYAANEHLLEKYGDRVPVRENEWDSRHFWRVSNAEHLAMSEDCGIVNLSHFHMVDIEGPDHVELLEWLCAAKIGGDGNIGKGIYTHFLDDEGMVRADFTVFRMADRCRLVNGADAGPRDFHYMKRVAEDRGLDVTITDVSEKFITIGIWGPNARETLKKVVADPDGLDIENFAFAAIKQIEMAGKPVTAFRISYVGEQGWELHMKYEDGLAVWDALRATGVMAFGVETYANSRRMEKSLRLQNADLLTQYNLIEADLARPKVKEADFRGKAKHLEYKARDHQPAMLCTLVMTENTDRNGVKRYPLGNLPVIDPATGEVLIDELGRRSYTTSIAFGPTIGKNIALAYLPHAYCQEGRKLNIEYFAETYPVEVVGIGYKPLYDPENLKPRT, from the coding sequence ATGGCAGAGTTTCCGCAAAAGGCGAAGGTCGTCATCATCGGTTTGGGTGGCATCGTGGGCGCGTCGATCGCCCACCATCTCATCGAGCGCGGATGGGACGATATCGTGGGCATCGACAAGTCGGGCATCCCGACCGACATCGGTTCGACGGCGCATGCCTCGGACTTCTGCTACACGACCAGCCACGACTATCTCTCGGTCTGGACCACCCAGTATTCCATCGATTTCTACGAGAAGATGGGCCACTACGCCCGCATCGGCGGTCTTGAAGTCGCCCGCACGGGCGACGACACCTGGATGGAGGAAATCAAGCGCAAACTTTCCTCCGCCCGGGCTTTCGGCACGCGCGCGCATTACGTCTCGCCCTCCGAGATCAAAGAAATGTTCCCGCTGATCGAGGAAGACCAGGTCATGGGCGGCCTGTTCGATCCCGATGCCGGCCTCGTCGTGCCGCGCTCGCAGACCGTCGCCGGCAAGCTGGTCGATGCCGCGGAAAAATCCGGCAAGCTGCAGGTCTACGGCAACACGCCGGCCCAGTCGCTGATCGTCGAGGGCGGCCGCATCAAGGGTGTCGTCACCCATCGCGGCACGATCATGGCCGACCATGTCATCGTCTGCGCCGGCATCTGGGGCCGCCTGATCGCCGAAATGGTCGGCGAGGACCTGCCGGTCATGCCGGTCGACCATCCCCTCACCTTCTTCGGCCCGTATAACGAGTTCGAGGGCACCGGCAAGGAAATCGGCTATCCGCTTTTGCGCGACCAGGGCAACTCCGCCTATATGCGCGACACGGGCGACCCGAAGACCACCGAAGGCGGCCAGATCGAGTGGGGCTATTACGAGCAGACCAATCCGCGCCTCTGCCACCCGCGCGACATCCTCGAAAAACACGAGGCGCGCCTGTCGCCCTCGCAGCGTGACCTCGACATGGAGCAGATCCTCGAGCCGCTGGAAAAGGCGATGGAACTGACGCCGATCCTCGGCGAGCTCGGCTATAACGAGGGCCATTCCTTCAACGGCCTCCTGCAGGTCTCCGCCGCCGGCGGTCCGTCCTGCGGCGAGAGCCAGAAGGTGCGCGGCCTCTGGTACTGCGTCGCCATCTGGGTCAAGGACGGTCCCGGCTACGGCAAGCTCATCGCCGACTGGATGACGGACGGGCGCACCGAGATCGACCACAACTCGATCGACTATTCCCGCTTCTACCCGCACCAGCTGACGGAGGAATTCATCGAGGGCCGCAGCTACGAGGCCGCGCAGAAGATCTACTTCCCGGCCGTGCACAACCGCGAACCCTATGCCTCGGGCCGCGGTGCCAAGCGCTCGCCCTTCCATGAGCGCGAGAAGGAACTCGGCGGCTACTTCATGGAGCTCGGCGGCTGGGAGCGCGCGCATGGCTACGCCGCCAACGAGCACCTGCTGGAAAAGTACGGCGACCGCGTGCCGGTGCGCGAGAACGAGTGGGACAGCCGCCACTTCTGGCGCGTCTCCAATGCCGAGCATCTGGCGATGAGCGAGGATTGCGGCATCGTCAACCTCTCGCATTTCCACATGGTCGACATCGAAGGCCCCGACCACGTCGAACTCCTGGAATGGCTCTGCGCGGCAAAGATCGGCGGCGACGGCAATATCGGCAAGGGCATCTACACCCACTTCCTCGACGACGAGGGCATGGTGCGCGCCGACTTCACGGTCTTCCGCATGGCCGACCGCTGCCGCCTCGTCAACGGCGCCGATGCCGGCCCGCGCGACTTCCATTACATGAAGCGCGTCGCCGAGGACCGCGGCCTCGACGTCACCATCACAGACGTCTCGGAAAAGTTCATCACCATCGGCATCTGGGGCCCGAACGCCCGCGAGACCCTGAAGAAGGTTGTCGCCGATCCCGATGGCCTCGATATCGAGAACTTCGCCTTTGCCGCGATCAAGCAGATCGAGATGGCCGGCAAGCCGGTTACCGCCTTCCGCATCTCCTATGTCGGCGAGCAGGGCTGGGAACTGCACATGAAGTACGAGGACGGCCTTGCCGTCTGGGACGCGCTGCGCGCCACCGGCGTCATGGCCTTCGGCGTCGAGACCTATGCGAATTCGCGCCGCATGGAAAAGAGCCTGCGCCTGCAGAACGCCGACCTCCTCACCCAGTACAACCTCATCGAGGCGGACCTTGCACGCCCGAAGGTGAAGGAAGCCGATTTCCGCGGCAAGGCGAAGCACCTGGAATACAAGGCGCGCGACCACCAGCCCGCCATGCTCTGCACACTCGTCATGACGGAGAATACCGACAGGAACGGCGTCAAGCGCTACCCGCTCGGCAACCTGCCGGTCATCGATCCGGCAACCGGCGAGGTGCTGATCGACGAACTCGGCCGCCGCTCCTACACGACCTCCATCGCCTTCGGCCCGACCATCGGCAAGAACATCGCGCTCGCCTACCTGCCGCACGCCTATTGCCAGGAGGGCCGCAAGCTCAACATCGAATATTTCGCCGAGACCTACCCGGTCGAGGTGGTCGGCATCGGCTACAAGCCGCTGTATGATCCCGAGAACCTGAAGCCGCGGACGTAA
- a CDS encoding L,D-transpeptidase, which translates to MTGESVTRRSFLLGSAGLATTLLAGCTTTPVRERVEIEPEPVDTSIYAAMYGPKPDEQFPLPAIPYQKIDPRFYRQMVPNPTGERPGVIVVDTASHFLYLTYEDGQAMRYGVGLGRAGFEWAGRGVIQYKRQWPRWTPPDEMVARQPELEPYSIRNGGMEPGLKNPLGARALYIFQNKEDTLYRIHGSPEWWTIGKSVSSGCVRMLNQDVVDLFNRVQNGTPIVVLGSPVVAAAY; encoded by the coding sequence TTGACTGGTGAAAGCGTAACCCGCCGGTCCTTCCTGCTCGGCAGCGCAGGACTGGCGACCACCCTTCTGGCCGGCTGCACCACGACGCCGGTTCGCGAAAGGGTCGAAATCGAGCCCGAACCGGTCGATACCAGCATCTACGCCGCCATGTACGGGCCCAAGCCGGACGAGCAGTTCCCGCTGCCGGCCATTCCCTACCAGAAGATCGATCCGCGCTTCTATCGCCAGATGGTGCCGAACCCGACGGGCGAGCGGCCCGGCGTGATCGTCGTCGACACGGCGAGCCATTTCCTCTACCTCACCTATGAGGACGGGCAGGCCATGCGCTACGGCGTGGGCCTCGGCCGCGCCGGCTTCGAATGGGCCGGCCGCGGCGTCATCCAGTACAAGCGGCAATGGCCGCGCTGGACGCCGCCGGACGAAATGGTCGCCCGCCAGCCGGAACTGGAACCCTACAGCATCCGCAACGGCGGCATGGAGCCGGGCCTCAAGAACCCGCTCGGCGCCCGCGCGCTCTACATCTTCCAGAACAAGGAAGACACGCTCTACCGCATCCACGGCTCGCCGGAATGGTGGACGATCGGTAAGTCCGTCTCCTCCGGCTGCGTGCGCATGCTGAACCAGGACGTGGTCGATCTCTTCAACCGCGTGCAGAACGGCACGCCCATCGTCGTGCTCGGTTCGCCCGTCGTCGCTGCGGCCTATTGA